A single window of Vigna unguiculata cultivar IT97K-499-35 chromosome 1, ASM411807v1, whole genome shotgun sequence DNA harbors:
- the LOC114186040 gene encoding cytochrome P450 93A2-like, with protein sequence MSVSKTDKSRKQKLQIKNLIFLIYVANQHFSFTCETFKSNMAHYQDYILLVTTFLVSTIVVRAILSRKRNKTNRPPSPQALPIIGHLHLLAPIPHQALHKLSTRYGPIMHLFLGSVPCVVASTPEAAREFLKTHENHFSNRPQSSAVDFLTYGSQDFSFAPYGPYWKFMKKICMSELLGGSTLTQLLPVRRQETSRFLRLMLKKGKAGEAVDVGGELLRLSNNVVSRMIMSQTCSEDDSEAEEVRKLVQDTVLLTGKFNVSDFVWFFKNWDVQGFGKRLKEIRDRFDTMMERAIKEHQEERKRRKEVGSGRDDDDDQIKDLLDVLLDIHEDENSDIKLTKENIKAFILDVFMAGTDTAALTIVWALAELINHPDVMERARQEIDDVIGSGRLVEESDIVNLSYLQAIVKETLRIHPTGPLIVRESSESCTIWGYEIPPKTQLFVNVWAIGRDPNHWENPLEFRPERFLGEEGSGKSQLDVRGQYFHLIPFGSGRRGCPGTSLALQVVQTNLAAMIQCFEWKVKGVNETVDMEEKPGLTLSRLHPLLCVPVPRLNPFPPL encoded by the exons ATGTCCGTTTCCAAAACAGATAAGAGCAGAAAACAGAAACTACAAATTAAGAACCTTATTTTCCTTATATACGTTGCTAACCAGCATTTTTCATTTACTTGCGAAACATTCAAATCAAACATGGCTCATTACCAAGACTACATCCTTCTTGTCACCACATTTTTAGTCTCCACAATCGTGGTTCGAGCCATACTCAGCAGAAAACGAAACAAGACTAATCGACCACCAAGTCCACAAGCCTTACCCATCATTGGACATCTCCACCTTCTGGCTCCAATACCTCACCAGGCTCTTCACAAGCTATCTACTCGCTATGGACCCATAATGCACCTTTTCCTTGGCTCCGTGCCCTGTGTAGTGGCTTCCACACCAGAAGCTGCTAGAGAATTCCTAAAAACTCACGAAAACCATTTCTCCAACCGCCCGCAGAGTTCTGCAGTTGATTTTCTAACCTATGGCTCCCAGGACTTCTCTTTTGCGCCATATGGACCTTACTGGAAGTTCATGAAGAAAATATGCATGTCTGAACTTCTGGGGGGTTCCACTTTAACTCAGCTGCTTCCTGTGAGGAGACAAGAGACGTCAAGGTTTCTGAGGCTTATGCTCAAAAAAGGGAAGGCGGGTGAGGCTGTTGATGTCGGGGGAGAACTTTTGAGACTCTCGAATAACGTTGTGTCGAGGATGATTATGAGCCAAACATGTTCTGAAGATGACAGTGAAGCTGAAGAGGTGAGGAAGTTGGTGCAAGACACTGTTCTTCTCACGGGGAAGTTTAATGTGTCGGATTTCGTTTGGTTCTTTAAGAACTGGGATGTGCAGGGGTTCGGGAAAAGACTGAAGGAAATTCGGGACAGGTTTGACACCATGATGGAGAGAGCGATCAAGGAGCATCAAGAGGAAAGAAAGAGGAGAAAGGAAGTGGGAAGTGGaagagatgatgatgatgatcaaatCAAGGATCTACTTGATGTGTTATTGGACATACATGAAGATGAAAACTCTGACATTAAATTGACCAAAGAGAACATAAAGGCCTTCATCTTG GACGTATTCATGGCAGGAACAGACACTGCGGCCTTAACAATCGTATGGGCTCTGGCTGAGTTGATTAACCACCCAGATGTGATGGAGAGAGCAAGACAAGAGATTGATGATGTGATTGGAAGTGGTAGATTAGTGGAAGAATCAGACATTGTCAACCTTTCTTACCTACAAGCTATAGTGAAAGAAACGCTGAGGATTCACCCCACAGGTCCATTAATTGTTAGAGAATCATCTGAAAGTTGCACTATCTGGGGCTATGAGATTCCACCGAAGACTCAGTTGTTTGTTAATGTGTGGGCTATTGGTAGGGATCCCAACCACTGGGAGAACCCACTTGAGTTTAGACCAGAGAGGTTTCTTGGTGAAGAGGGAAGTGGTAAGAGCCAGTTAGATGTGAGGGGACAATATTTTCATCTGATTCCGTTTGGGAGTGGAAGAAGAGGGTGTCCTGGAACCTCACTGGCTTTGCAGGTTGTACAGACCAACCTTGCTGCTATGATTCAGTGCTTTGAATGGAAGGTTAAAGGAGTAAATGAGACTGTTGACATGGAAGAGAAACCTGGGTTAACTCTTTCAAGGCTTCATCCATTGCTTTGTGTTCCTGTGCCTAGGCTTAATCCTTTTCCTCCTCTGTGA
- the LOC114186067 gene encoding cytochrome P450 93A3-like, whose protein sequence is MAFQLSLICLISTVVTAFILWRKQKKTLLPPTPMALPIIGHLHLLSTIPHQDFHNLSIRYGPIMHILLGSVPCVVASTAEAAKEFHKTHESSFSNRPAQTLAIETLTYGFKGFTFAPYGPYWKFMKKLCMSELLGGHMLEQFLPVRQQENKRFIQRLLQKGVAGEAVDFEEELMTLSNNIVSRMTVGHTSTEKELTKLVADAAELLGQFNISDFIWFLKRFDLQGFNVRLKKTRDRFDAVLDRIIKQREEERRNKKETGGTRSFNDVLDVLLDIFEDESSEMKLNKDNIKSFILEIFVAGTDSTSLTIEWAMSELINHPHVLEKARLEIDAMVGKSRIVEESDIKNLPYLQAIVKETLRLHPPFPLNLRESSTSEVVCGYNIPPKTRLFINIWAIGRDPNQWKNPLEFMPERFIDENGRSEFDVRGQSYNLLPFGSGRRRCPGISLALHVVHVNLGALIQCFQLKVNGGDGKVDMEEKPGLTLPRAHPLICVPVPRLNPFPSM, encoded by the exons ATGGCATTTCAACTGTCACTGATTTGTTTGATCTCCACCGTTGTGACTGCATTCATACTATggagaaaacaaaagaagaccCTTCTTCCACCAACTCCAATGGCCCTCCCAATCATTGGTCACCTCCACCTTCTCTCCACAATACCTCACCAAGATTTTCACAACCTCTCTATCCGCTATGGACCCATCATGCACATTTTACTCGGCTCAGTCCCTTGTGTGGTGGCTTCAACCGCAGAAGCCGCCAAAGAGTTCCACAAAACTCATGAATCCTCCTTCTCCAACCGCCCTGCTCAAACCTTGGCCATTGAGACCTTAACCTACGGCTTCAAAGGCTTCACCTTCGCACCTTACGGACCCTATTGGAAGTTCATGAAGAAATTGTGCATGTCTGAACTTCTCGGTGGCCACATGTTAGAGCAGTTCCTTCCCGTGAGGCAGCAAGAGAACAAGAGGTTCATCCAACGCCTGCTCCAAAAAGGGGTGGCTGGTGAGGCCGTGGATTTTGAAGAAGAGTTGATGACACTCTCCAATAACATCGTGTCCAGAATGACTGTGGGTCACACCAGTACTGAAAAAGAGTTGACAAAGCTGGTGGCAGATGCCGCAGAGCTCCTGGGGCAGTTCAACATATCAGACTTCATTTGGTTCTTGAAGCGTTTCGATTTGCAGGGATTCAACGTGAGGCTCAAGAAAACTCGGGACAGGTTTGATGCTGTGTTGGACAGAATCATAAAGCAGCGTGAAGAGGAAAGAAGGAACAAGAAAGAAACCGGTGGAACACGTTCGTTTAACGATGTGCTTGATGTTTTGTTGGACATCTTCGAAGATGAGAGTTCTGAAATGAAACTAAACAAAGACAACATTAAGTCCTTCATCCTA GAAATATTTGTTGCTGGTACTGACTCAACTTCACTAACCATAGAATGGGCTATGTCGGAGTTAATAAACCATCCACATGTGTTGGAGAAGGCAAGGCTAGAAATAGATGCAATGGTTGGAAAGAGTAGAATCGTAGAAGAATCAGACATTAAGAACCTTCCTTACCTGCAAGCCATTGTTAAAGAAACATTAAGGCTTCACCCACCTTTTCCATTAAATCTTAGAGAGTCATCAACAAGTGAGGTGGTGTGTGGGTATAATATTCCGCCCAAAACTCGATTATTTATCAACATTTGGGCTATTGGCAGAGACCCCAATCAGTGGAAAAATCCTCTTGAGTTCATGCCAGAGAGgtttattgatgaaaatgggCGTAGTGAATTTGATGTTAGGGGACAAAGTTataatcttcttccttttggAAGTGGGAGAAGAAGGTGCCCTGGTATTTCTCTAGCATTACATGTTGTGCATGTGAATCTAGGTGCACTGATTCAGTGTTTCCAGTTAAAGGTTAATGGTGGAGATGGCAAGGTGGACATGGAAGAAAAACCTGGCCTCACTCTTCCAAGGGCTCACCCCTTAATCTGTGTCCCTGTTCCAAGGCTTAACCCATTCCCTTCTATGTGA
- the LOC114186048 gene encoding cytochrome P450 93A3-like, with protein MLPHNQQKRRLDNTQGMAFQLSLICLISTIVIAFILWRKQKKTLLPPTPMALPIIGHLHLLSTIPHRDFHNLSIRYGPIMHLFLGSVPCVVASTAEAAKEFLKTHESSFSNRLAQTVAIEALTYGFQDFFFAPDGPYWKFMKKLCMSELLGGHMLEQLLPVRQQESKRFIQCLLQKGVAGEAVDFGGELMTLSNNIVSRMTVGHTSTENEKDGEEMRKLVADSAELVGKFNISDFIWFLKRFDLQGFNVRLKKTRDRFDAVLDRIIRQREEERRNKKETGGTRPFKDMLDVLLDIFEDESSEMKLNKDNIKAFILDIFVAGTDTTSITIEWALSELINHPHVLEKARLEIDAVVGKSRIVEESDIKNLPYLQAIVKETLRLHPPGPLLTRESSTSEVVCGYNIPPKTRLFINIWAIGRDPNQWKNPLEFMPERFIDENGHSEFDVRGQSYNLLPFGSGRRRCPAISLALHVVHVNVAALIQCFQLKVNGGEGKVDMEEKPGLTLPRAHPLICVPVPRLNPFPSM; from the exons ATGCTACCTCACAATCAACAAAAAAGAAGACTCGATAATACTCAAGGTATGGCATTTCAACTGTCACTCATTTGTTTGATCTCCACCATCGTGATTGCATTCATACTATggagaaaacaaaagaagaccCTTCTTCCACCAACTCCAATGGCCCTCCCCATCATTGGTCACCTCCACCTTCTCTCCACAATACCTCACCGAGATTTTCACAACCTCTCTATCCGTTATGGACCCATCATGCACCTTTTCCTCGGTTCAGTCCCTTGTGTGGTGGCTTCAACCGCAGAAGCCGCCAAAGAGTTCCTCAAAACTCACGAATCCTCCTTCTCCAACCGCCTTGCTCAAACCGTCGCCATTGAGGCCTTAACCTACGGCTTCCAAGACTTTTTCTTCGCACCTGACGGACCCTATTGGAAGTTCATGAAGAAATTGTGCATGTCTGAACTTCTCGGTGGCCACATGTTAGAGCAGCTCCTTCCGGTGAGGCAGCAAGAGAGCAAGAGGTTCATCCAATGCCTGCTCCAAAAAGGGGTGGCTGGTGAGGCCGTGGATTTTGGAGGAGAGTTGATGACACTCTCCAATAACATCGTCTCCAGAATGACTGTGGGTCACACCAGTACTGAAAACGAGAAGGACGGTGAAGAGATGAGAAAGCTGGTTGCGGATTCCGCAGAGCTCGTGGGGAAGTTCAACATATCGGACTTCATTTGGTTCTTGAAGCGTTTCGATTTGCAGGGATTCAACGTGAGGCTCAAGAAAACTCGGGACAGGTTTGATGCTGTGTTGGACAGAATCATAAGGCAGCGTGAAGAGGAAAGAAGGAACAAGAAAGAAACCGGTGGAACACGTCCGTTTAAGGATATGCTTGATGTTTTGTTGGACATCTTCGAAGATGAGAGTTCTGAAATGAAACTAAACAAAGACAACATTAAGGCCTTCATCCTG GACATATTTGTTGCTGGGACTGACACGACATCAATAACCATAGAATGGGCTCTGTCAGAGTTAATAAACCATCCACATGTGTTGGAGAAGGCAAGGCTAGAAATAGATGCAGTTGTTGGAAAGAGTAGAATCGTAGAAGAATCAGACATTAAGAACCTTCCTTACCTGCAAGCCATTGTTAAAGAAACACTTAGGCTTCACCCACCTGGTCCATTACTTACTAGAGAGTCATCAACAAGTGAAGTGGTGTGTGGGTATAATATTCCACCCAAAACTCGATTATTTATCAACATTTGGGCTATTGGCAGAGACCCCAATCAGTGGAAAAACCCTCTTGAGTTCATGCCAGAGAGgtttattgatgaaaatgggCATAGTGAATTTGATGTTAGGGGACAAAGTTataatcttcttccttttggAAGTGGAAGAAGAAGGTGCCCCGCTATTTCTCTAGCATTACATGTTGTGCATGTGAATGTGGCTGCACTGATTCAGTGTTTCCAGTTAAAGGTTAATGGTGGAGAAGGCAAGGTGGACATGGAAGAAAAGCCTGGCCTCACTCTTCCAAGGGCTCACCCCTTAATCTGTGTCCCTGTTCCAAGGCTTAACCCATTCCCATCTATGTGA
- the LOC114186058 gene encoding 3,9-dihydroxypterocarpan 6A-monooxygenase, which yields MGAAGATFLCYIISFSLAFLVLTLLFKSLSILRTKNGSVRPPPTPPSLPIIGHLHLVGSVVPKSFQVLARKYGPLIQLRLGASTCVVVSNAQVAKEVMKTHDLNFCHRPQFGSADNFLYKGSSFVTAPYGPYWRFIKKLCVTQLLSTTQLGRFRHIREQEIQKLLKSLAECSSQGRDTDLSRALTVLTNNILCRMAMSTSCLDNVNDAEDILGLVREFMHIGAKLSMGEVLGPLGKFDLFGYGKKLVRIVGKFDRVLERILEEHEVKNFESGDMMDILLRVHKDPNAEMRLTRNDIKAFFLDIFLAGTDTSSTASQWAMAEIMSNPGVLRKVRAEIDAVVGSSRLVTESDLQNLRYLEAIVKEVLRLHPTAPFALRESAEDCTINGYDIKGQTRTLINVYAIMRDPEAWSNPEEFIPERFLEDGDGMINTMNGGDFRYLPFGSGRRGCPGSSLALTVIQVTVASLIQCFRWKTKDGDRVCLEEGSSFSTGLAKPLVCYPLTRFTPF from the exons ATGGGTGCTGCTGGTGCTACCTTTTTGTGTTACATCATCTCCTTCTCCTTAGCCTTCCTTGTTTTGACTCTACTTTTCAAGTCCCTTAGCATTTTAAGAACCAAAAATGGCAGTGTTCGACCTCCACCAACTCCACCGTCGCTTCCCATCATCGGCCATCTCCACCTTGTGGGTTCCGTCGTACCAAAATCATTCCAAGTTCTGGCTCGCAAATATGGCCCTCTCATTCAGCTCCGTTTAGGTGCCTCAACATGCGTAGTTGTCTCCAACGCCCAAGTCGCCAAAGAAGTGATGAAAACGCATGACCTCAATTTCTGTCACCGGCCCCAGTTTGGATCCGCAGACAACTTCTTATACAAAGGTTCTTCTTTCGTCACTGCCCCCTATGGCCCTTATTGGCGCTTCATCAAGAAGCTTTGCGTTACTCAACTTCTCTCCACCACGCAGCTTGGGCGCTTCCGGCACATCCGAGAGCAGGAGATACAGAAGCTCTTGAAATCTCTTGCGGAGTGTTCCTCCCAAGGAAGGGACACGGATTTGAGCCGTGCACTCACTGTTTTGACCAACAACATCCTGTGTCGGATGGCCATGAGTACTAGCTGTTTGGACAACGTTAATGATGCCGAGGATATTCTTGGCCTGGTGAGGGAGTTCATGCACATCGGAGCTAAGTTGAGCATGGGTGAGGTGTTGGGACCTTTGGGAAAGTTTGACTTGTTTGGGTATGggaagaagcttgttagaataGTTGGCAAATTCGATCGGGTTTTGGAGCGCATTTTAGAGGAACACGAAGTGAAAAACTTCGAAAGTGGAGACATGATGGATATTCTACTGCGAGTCCACAAAGATCCAAATGCTGAAATGAGGTTAACAAGGAATGATATCAAGGCCTTCTTCCTA GATATTTTCCTAGCGGGAACAGACACGTCTTCAACAGCGTCCCAATGGGCCATGGCAGAAATCATGAGCAACCCAGGAGTGTTGAGGAAGGTGAGGGCAGAGATTGATGCAGTGGTGGGTAGTAGCAGGTTGGTCACTGAATCAGACCTTCAAAATCTACGTTATCTCGAAGCCATTGTGAAGGAAGTGCTAAGACTCCACCCAACGGCACCGTTTGCTCTGAGAGAATCAGCAGAGGACTGCACCATCAACGGCTATGATATAAAGGGCCAGACACGGACACTGATCAATGTGTACGCCATCATGCGGGACCCAGAAGCGTGGAGCAACCCAGAGGAGTTTATACCAGAAAGGTTCTTGGAAGACGGTGATGGGATGATAAATACAATGAACGGTGGTGATTTCAGGTACCTTCCATTTGGGTCTGGGAGGAGGGGATGCCCTGGATCTTCCCTTGCCTTAACTGTCATACAAGTGACAGTTGCATCACTGATCCAATGTTTTCGATGGAAGACTAAAGATGGAGATAGGGTTTGTTTGGAAGAAGGGTCATCATTTTCTACAGGATTGGCAAAGCCACTTGTTTGTTACCCTCTCACTCGTTTTACTCCTTTTTAA